In a single window of the Scyliorhinus torazame isolate Kashiwa2021f chromosome 2, sScyTor2.1, whole genome shotgun sequence genome:
- the LOC140393470 gene encoding gamma-crystallin S-1-like, whose amino-acid sequence MRVMSDWWVMYEKPNYMGYQYVLSRGEYPDYQRWMGFNDNIRSCRTYPYYRGGNYRMKIYERPDFGGQMMEFMDDCPSVYDRFRYRDIHSCHVMDGYWTFYEHPNYRGRQYFMRPGEYKRYSDWGGYNSTIGSFRRMRDF is encoded by the exons ATGCGAGTCATGAGTGACTGGTGGGTGATGTATGAGAAACCCAATTACATGGGATACCAGTATGTTCTGAGCAGGGGAGAATATCCTGACTACCAGCGCTGGATGGGATTCAATGACAACATCAGATCATGTCGCACCTACCCATAT TACCGAGGTGGAAACTACAGAATGAAGATTTACGAGAGGCCTGACTTTGGAGGACAGATGATGGAATTCATGGATGACTGTCCATCTGTCTATGATCGTTTCCGTTACCGTGACATCCACTCCTGCCATGTGATGGACGGTTACTGGACCTTCTATGAACATCCCAACTACAGAGGCCGACAGTACTTCATGAGACCCGGTGAATACAAGAGATACAGTGACTGGGGCGGCTACAACTCAACTATCGGATCTTTCAGACGCATGAGAGATTTCTAG
- the LOC140393463 gene encoding gamma-crystallin S-1-like has translation MRVMSDWWVMYEKPNYMGYQYVLSRGEYPDYQRWMGFNDNIRSCRTYPYYRGGNYRMKIYERPDFGGQMMEFMDDCPSVYDRFRYRDIHSCHVMDGYWTFYEHPNYRGRQYFMRPGEYKRYSDWGGYNSTIGSFRRMRDF, from the exons ATGCGAGTCATGAGTGACTGGTGGGTGATGTATGAGAAACCCAATTACATGGGATACCAGTATGTTCTGAGCAGGGGAGAATATCCTGACTACCAGCGCTGGATGGGATTCAATGACAACATCAGATCATGTCGCACCTACCCATAT TACCGAGGTGGAAACTACAGAATGAAGATTTACGAGAGGCCTGACTTTGGAGGACAGATGATGGAATTCATGGATGACTGTCCATCTGTCTATGATCGTTTCCGTTACCGTGACATCCACTCCTGCCATGTAATGGACGGTTACTGGACCTTCTATGAACATCCCAACTACAGAGGCCGACAGTACTTCATGAGACCCGGTGAATACAAGAGATACAGTGACTGGGGCGGCTACAACTCAACTATCGGATCTTTCAGACGCATGAGAGATTTCTAG